The following coding sequences are from one Novosphingobium sp. Gsoil 351 window:
- a CDS encoding GlxA family transcriptional regulator produces MLVTIFAPGKVHLLEIAGVQDALFEANCKMRSGEPYRIRLVTEHGTLEESSSGMKFLPDASVEDATQPSDTLIVVGPYGVPEPPSTDVMRWLNDQAQRSRRYGSTCTGAFVLAEAGLLSGRRVTTHWQYAMRLADQYPDIQVEPDRIFLRDGPVFSSAGVSAAIDLAFSLIEEDHGRALALWVARRLVVFLKRPGGQSQFSATLTAQTAANGPVDRVRLHILENPSGDLSLRALSQVAGTSPRNLSRLFRRELGMSPAAYVELARTDFARRLLEESSAPLKTVIHAAGFGSIATLRRAFSRSIGISPGEYRARFRSTTFDDARCNETGTELS; encoded by the coding sequence GTGCTGGTCACCATTTTTGCGCCCGGCAAAGTGCATCTGCTTGAGATCGCTGGCGTACAAGACGCGCTCTTCGAAGCAAACTGCAAGATGCGGTCGGGAGAGCCCTATCGCATCCGGCTGGTCACGGAGCACGGAACTCTCGAAGAGAGCTCGTCTGGTATGAAGTTCTTGCCCGACGCGAGCGTGGAAGATGCGACCCAGCCGTCCGACACCTTGATTGTCGTTGGACCTTATGGCGTACCGGAACCTCCGAGCACTGACGTTATGCGCTGGTTGAACGACCAGGCCCAGCGATCGCGACGCTATGGATCCACTTGTACGGGCGCTTTTGTCCTGGCTGAGGCGGGGTTGCTGTCGGGACGCCGCGTAACCACCCACTGGCAATATGCCATGCGGCTTGCCGATCAATATCCTGACATCCAGGTGGAGCCCGATCGCATCTTCCTTCGTGACGGGCCGGTCTTCAGCTCGGCCGGCGTATCCGCGGCAATAGACCTCGCGTTTTCGCTGATCGAAGAGGATCATGGGCGCGCTCTGGCTCTGTGGGTGGCGCGCCGGCTGGTCGTCTTTTTGAAGCGCCCGGGGGGACAGTCTCAGTTTAGCGCCACGCTTACGGCGCAGACTGCGGCGAACGGTCCAGTCGACAGGGTCAGGCTTCACATTCTCGAAAATCCAAGCGGCGATCTAAGCTTGCGAGCACTTTCCCAAGTAGCCGGCACAAGCCCACGGAACCTCTCGCGCTTGTTCCGCCGTGAGCTGGGTATGAGCCCTGCGGCCTACGTCGAGTTGGCGAGGACGGATTTTGCGCGACGTCTCCTGGAAGAGAGCTCGGCGCCCTTGAAGACGGTCATCCATGCCGCAGGATTCGGATCGATCGCAACACTCAGGCGTGCCTTCTCGCGCAGCATTGGCATTTCTCCGGGGGAATATCGCGCCAGATTTCGATCGACGACTTTCGATGATGCTCGGTGCAACGAAACTGGCACCGAATTGTCCTGA
- a CDS encoding bifunctional diguanylate cyclase/phosphodiesterase, with protein MDALASHPSDFPVQPNVNKRLSSAMRDADNAIVQSRATRLLKAILGWFTTSRAMTSNIPDRASVIALEHSSEGMLIADMRLRGQPIVHVNPAFEAITGYPAVEAMGKNCRYLQGSDRLQPEIAEIRTALVEGREASVTLRNYRRDGTMFRNALRLVPVRDGSGDLTHFIGLVRDVTQEPGIDRLTGLLDRYGLLDRIAAISAPSTSGLMMLKLDILRFHDVNSGFGFDVGDALLRAASARLATLPAIAVSRVDTNTFALVFELPDAGRAAQVVNDVLELLKPRFVLPGASLAIQFAAGYSLGSTGVDSLQLVRQSGAALQRSKGKPTHPPHAFAASDERDARNRIRLASELQTAISNQELLFHYQPQFELATGNLVGAEALLRWNHGAFGLQPPARFIGIAEDTGAILEIGAWGLRTLAAYAAEVNRGRLVPVRFAFNVSVVEFMQRDMVSLVRNVLTTTGCRPEWLTLELTENLMIGEPENIRRVFGELRALGVGISIDDFGTGYSNLRYLESFPISEIKIDRSFVHDVAHSTAKRVIVEAVVKLGAALDIRVVAEGIETEAERGIMQALGCSIGQGYLFATPMEELSLQRLLDQQLVLREGWDARRFLAMVDGDGPRPEQT; from the coding sequence ATGGACGCGCTCGCCTCGCATCCTTCGGACTTTCCAGTCCAGCCGAATGTCAACAAGCGGCTTTCTTCTGCGATGCGCGACGCCGATAACGCCATTGTTCAGTCCAGAGCGACGAGGCTGCTCAAGGCGATCCTGGGATGGTTTACGACCAGCCGAGCCATGACTTCCAACATTCCCGATCGAGCGTCAGTCATCGCGCTGGAACACAGCAGCGAGGGTATGCTGATCGCTGACATGCGGCTCAGGGGACAACCAATTGTCCACGTCAATCCTGCCTTCGAGGCGATCACCGGGTACCCTGCAGTCGAGGCTATGGGCAAAAATTGCCGCTATTTACAGGGAAGCGATCGTCTGCAGCCCGAGATAGCTGAGATCAGGACTGCGCTGGTGGAGGGTCGCGAAGCTTCGGTAACGCTGCGCAATTACCGGCGCGATGGCACGATGTTCCGAAACGCTCTACGGCTGGTACCGGTCCGCGATGGCTCTGGCGATTTGACGCATTTCATCGGGCTGGTCCGCGATGTCACCCAAGAACCTGGCATCGATCGTCTGACCGGTCTGCTTGATCGTTACGGCTTGCTTGACCGGATAGCCGCGATAAGCGCGCCGTCCACATCAGGCCTGATGATGCTAAAGCTCGACATTTTGCGCTTTCACGATGTGAACAGTGGCTTTGGCTTTGACGTCGGCGACGCGCTGCTCCGCGCAGCCTCCGCTCGCCTCGCGACGCTGCCGGCGATCGCCGTGTCGCGCGTGGATACCAATACCTTCGCGCTCGTGTTCGAGCTTCCGGATGCAGGGCGCGCGGCGCAGGTCGTCAATGACGTTCTCGAGTTGCTCAAGCCGCGGTTTGTGCTGCCCGGCGCGTCTCTGGCGATTCAGTTCGCCGCTGGATACTCCCTCGGGTCCACTGGTGTGGATTCGCTTCAACTGGTTCGACAGTCGGGCGCGGCGCTTCAGCGGTCGAAGGGCAAGCCCACGCACCCGCCTCATGCCTTTGCCGCCTCAGACGAGCGCGATGCGCGCAACCGCATTCGGCTGGCGAGCGAACTACAGACGGCCATATCGAACCAAGAACTGCTATTTCACTACCAGCCGCAATTCGAACTCGCGACCGGAAATCTGGTCGGGGCCGAAGCTCTGTTACGGTGGAATCACGGAGCGTTCGGCCTTCAGCCGCCCGCGCGGTTCATTGGAATTGCCGAGGATACCGGCGCCATCCTTGAAATCGGCGCGTGGGGCCTGCGCACCCTCGCTGCATATGCGGCAGAGGTCAATCGAGGCCGCCTGGTACCCGTCCGCTTCGCCTTCAACGTATCGGTTGTCGAGTTCATGCAACGCGACATGGTGTCCTTGGTGCGGAACGTTTTAACCACCACGGGGTGCCGGCCCGAATGGCTGACGCTTGAACTCACAGAAAATCTCATGATCGGCGAGCCGGAGAATATTCGCCGCGTCTTCGGAGAGCTCAGGGCGCTGGGCGTTGGCATTTCCATAGACGATTTCGGTACGGGCTATTCCAATCTTCGCTACCTGGAGAGTTTTCCCATCAGCGAGATCAAGATCGATCGAAGCTTTGTTCATGACGTCGCTCACAGCACGGCCAAGCGCGTGATTGTGGAAGCCGTGGTCAAGCTAGGTGCGGCGCTGGACATCCGAGTGGTCGCGGAAGGGATCGAGACCGAGGCCGAGCGTGGAATCATGCAAGCTCTCGGCTGCTCGATCGGGCAAGGGTATCTGTTCGCTACGCCAATGGAAGAGCTAAGCTTGCAGCGCTTGCTCGATCAGCAACTCGTGCTGCGCGAAGGTTGGGACGCTCGGCGTTTCTTGGCGATGGTCGATGGCGATGGGCCGCGCCCAGAGCAAACTTAG
- a CDS encoding histidine kinase dimerization/phospho-acceptor domain-containing protein, with the protein MTSASDDGATMRMAQRQQDDNSGQKRFTSRHFDLGHYYRPPLILPEIPDPIPSMPPMCAKMDFQVMTIDHGADYTNTQNSEFFNSAFHQLSHDLRTPLNHINGFAELLLMDKELSPTNIEYVRAILSGSERLKAAVTSHLSCAEAIAVAPPNDAVATHHPASI; encoded by the coding sequence ATGACCTCCGCCAGCGACGATGGGGCAACGATGCGCATGGCTCAACGTCAGCAAGACGACAATTCAGGACAAAAGCGCTTCACGTCGAGACATTTTGACTTGGGCCACTATTATCGTCCGCCCCTGATATTACCTGAAATCCCGGACCCGATACCTTCAATGCCACCCATGTGCGCGAAGATGGATTTTCAAGTCATGACAATAGACCACGGTGCAGATTATACAAACACGCAAAATAGCGAGTTCTTCAACTCCGCATTTCACCAACTATCTCACGATTTGCGGACACCACTGAACCACATAAATGGATTTGCCGAGCTGCTGCTTATGGACAAGGAACTTAGTCCAACCAACATCGAATATGTTCGCGCCATTCTTAGCGGTAGTGAGCGCCTCAAGGCTGCCGTGACGTCCCACCTGAGCTGCGCTGAAGCGATCGCTGTCGCGCCGCCAAATGATGCTGTGGCAACGCACCACCCAGCCTCTATCTAG
- a CDS encoding IS481 family transposase produces the protein MNIHKNARTTPFSRAEIVRRIMVLRETPRAVATALGVSERTVAKWLARYRAEGEAGLADRSSRPRRFPGATPANIIDEIIAQRRLRITGKQIARMLAVSPATVSRVLRKVRLSRMRDLDPPVPVHRYERAHPGELIHIDIKKLGRFESIGHRITGDRTRQSNTRGYRAGERYGAGWEFVHVCIDDASRIAFSQIHRDEKKQSAVAFLYAAIEYYRSLGVTVTRVMTDNGGCYRSYAFRDACKALGLKHIRTRPYTPKTNGKAERFIQTSLREWAYARAYPTSEHRKQALEPWLHNYNWHRPHGSLQSNPPISRLGQPVNNLLRLHI, from the coding sequence ATGAACATCCACAAGAATGCCCGAACCACGCCTTTCAGTCGAGCCGAGATCGTGCGGCGCATAATGGTGCTGCGCGAGACCCCCAGGGCGGTTGCAACCGCCCTGGGGGTCTCGGAGCGAACCGTCGCCAAGTGGCTGGCGCGCTACAGGGCTGAAGGCGAGGCCGGTCTAGCCGATCGCAGCTCGCGTCCGCGCCGGTTTCCCGGCGCCACGCCGGCCAATATCATCGACGAGATCATCGCGCAGCGCCGGCTGCGCATCACCGGCAAGCAGATTGCCAGAATGCTTGCGGTCTCGCCTGCTACCGTCAGCCGGGTGTTACGCAAAGTCCGTCTCAGCCGCATGCGCGACCTCGATCCGCCAGTACCGGTACACCGCTATGAGCGGGCCCATCCCGGTGAGCTGATCCACATCGATATCAAGAAGCTCGGCCGCTTCGAGAGCATCGGACACCGTATCACCGGCGACCGGACCCGACAGAGCAACACCCGTGGCTATCGCGCTGGCGAGAGATATGGTGCCGGTTGGGAGTTCGTCCACGTCTGTATCGACGATGCCTCACGCATCGCCTTCAGCCAGATCCACCGCGACGAGAAGAAGCAAAGCGCCGTCGCCTTCCTCTACGCGGCAATCGAATACTATCGCAGCCTCGGAGTCACCGTCACCCGCGTCATGACCGACAACGGTGGGTGCTACCGAAGTTACGCATTCCGCGATGCCTGCAAGGCACTTGGCCTCAAGCACATCCGAACCAGACCCTACACCCCCAAGACCAATGGCAAGGCCGAACGCTTCATCCAAACCAGCTTGCGCGAATGGGCCTACGCCAGAGCCTATCCTACCTCGGAACACCGAAAACAGGCGCTTGAACCCTGGCTCCACAACTACAACTGGCATCGACCTCACGGTAGTCTACAATCCAACCCGCCCATCAGCCGACTGGGTCAGCCGGTGAACAACCTGTTGAGGCTCCACATCTAG